A genomic stretch from Bradyrhizobium quebecense includes:
- a CDS encoding transcriptional regulator codes for MKPNYLAKARAAWGDNMSAEVSMLAEEAERTTADKVAKRIGYSGAVVSQVISNKYPGDVERVKAKIRGALMNATVMCPAVGEIALDYCLDQQKMPNTGASSVRALIYRNCRGLGVQRCVHSRIKEDDNVGN; via the coding sequence ATGAAGCCGAACTATTTGGCAAAAGCTCGCGCCGCCTGGGGCGACAACATGTCGGCCGAGGTCTCGATGCTGGCCGAGGAAGCGGAGCGCACGACTGCCGACAAGGTCGCCAAGCGCATCGGCTATTCGGGCGCTGTCGTCTCGCAGGTGATCTCGAACAAGTATCCCGGCGATGTCGAACGGGTGAAGGCAAAAATCCGGGGCGCGCTCATGAACGCAACGGTCATGTGCCCGGCAGTCGGCGAGATCGCGCTCGATTACTGCCTCGATCAGCAAAAGATGCCGAACACCGGCGCATCGTCGGTGCGCGCGCTGATCTATCGCAACTGCCGGGGCCTCGGCGTCCAGCGGTGCGTCCATTCCCGCATCAAGGAGGATGACAATGTTGGCAACTGA
- a CDS encoding host-nuclease inhibitor Gam family protein yields MVKGKAAAADLRIPQNREEVAAMIGAFGKAVREVELIETAMKESLAQVKANAEKDAAPHLAEAERLFKGLQLYCDTNRQTLLGNSGLKTAEFATGKVAWRSKPAKVTLTGEHVKIVDRIVAKANESLGRNDVASAQTYKNFLRVSTEIDKEAMLKNPALARTIEGVRVGSGGETFEVEPFGAQLAEAAQ; encoded by the coding sequence ATGGTTAAGGGTAAAGCCGCTGCTGCAGATCTCCGCATCCCGCAGAACCGCGAGGAAGTCGCGGCGATGATTGGCGCGTTCGGCAAGGCCGTGCGCGAAGTCGAGCTGATCGAAACGGCGATGAAGGAGAGCCTCGCCCAGGTGAAGGCCAACGCGGAGAAAGACGCCGCGCCGCACCTTGCAGAGGCGGAACGGCTGTTCAAGGGCCTTCAGCTCTACTGCGACACCAACCGACAAACGCTGCTTGGCAACAGCGGCCTGAAGACTGCTGAGTTCGCCACCGGCAAGGTCGCATGGCGGTCCAAGCCCGCCAAGGTCACATTGACTGGCGAGCACGTGAAGATCGTCGATCGCATCGTCGCGAAGGCGAACGAGTCGCTAGGACGCAACGACGTTGCCAGCGCGCAGACCTACAAGAACTTCCTCCGTGTCTCCACCGAGATCGACAAGGAGGCGATGCTCAAGAATCCCGCCCTCGCGCGCACGATCGAGGGCGTACGCGTCGGCAGCGGAGGCGAGACGTTCGAGGTCGAACCCTTCGGCGCCCAGCTTGCGGAGGCCGCGCAGTGA
- a CDS encoding regulatory protein GemA, producing the protein MRPSSQPATTSMIAAIHALKRNAGLGDDDTYRDFLRREAGVVSAKDLSVRDAQRVIEKLRDLAGTGTALGQVAGLDGPIGAKLRALWISGYNLGIVRDRSDKAMLSYLQRQTGVSHVRFLNDPRAGSSAIEGLKSWLARDGGVEWPDGSVGRDDVIARKRAVLDAQWRRLIEIGDVKPIGGAVNPMEDLLHYAGRVTRQNQWSTFESHHYDDVQQGLGRKLRAALDRRGAEA; encoded by the coding sequence GTGAGACCTTCGAGCCAACCAGCCACCACCAGCATGATCGCCGCGATTCACGCCTTGAAGCGGAATGCTGGCCTTGGCGACGATGATACCTACCGCGATTTCTTGCGGCGCGAGGCTGGCGTCGTCAGCGCAAAGGACTTGTCGGTTCGGGATGCCCAGCGCGTGATCGAGAAACTGCGCGACCTCGCGGGCACCGGCACCGCGCTGGGCCAGGTTGCCGGCCTGGACGGCCCGATCGGCGCCAAGCTCCGAGCGCTTTGGATATCCGGCTACAATCTCGGCATCGTCCGAGACCGATCGGACAAGGCGATGCTGTCGTATCTGCAGCGGCAGACCGGCGTCTCGCACGTGCGCTTCCTAAATGACCCGCGCGCCGGCAGTTCGGCAATCGAGGGCTTGAAATCATGGCTCGCCCGCGACGGCGGCGTCGAGTGGCCGGACGGATCGGTCGGCCGTGACGATGTGATTGCCCGCAAGCGCGCGGTGCTCGACGCGCAGTGGCGGCGGCTGATCGAGATCGGCGACGTCAAGCCGATCGGCGGCGCGGTCAACCCGATGGAAGACCTTCTTCACTATGCCGGCCGAGTGACCAGGCAGAACCAGTGGAGCACCTTCGAGTCCCATCACTATGACGACGTGCAGCAGGGCCTGGGGCGGAAGCTGCGCGCTGCGCTCGATCGCCGCGGAGCAGAGGCATGA
- a CDS encoding GcrA family cell cycle regulator produces the protein MNAVTWTPDRIERLTTLWKANQMSAAEIGAEMGISRSAVIGKANRLGLTDRRRPPTFGRPPRERASRPRVTRGDDPRRITRVASALAMVSERVDVAFTAPPECKPIPLVELTDEKCHWPIGAVGDDDFGFCGHSSLRGLPYCAAHTRVAHRPAANDAKVGIVERGNFR, from the coding sequence ATGAACGCCGTGACCTGGACGCCGGATCGGATCGAGCGCCTGACCACCCTTTGGAAGGCCAACCAAATGAGCGCGGCCGAGATTGGCGCAGAGATGGGTATCTCGCGCAGTGCGGTGATCGGCAAGGCTAATCGGCTCGGCCTGACCGATCGCCGCCGCCCGCCTACCTTCGGTCGCCCTCCCAGAGAGCGCGCGTCGCGACCGAGGGTCACCAGGGGGGATGATCCGCGCCGTATCACTCGCGTCGCATCGGCCCTTGCCATGGTGTCGGAGCGCGTCGATGTCGCGTTTACAGCGCCGCCAGAGTGCAAGCCGATACCGCTCGTCGAACTGACTGACGAGAAATGCCATTGGCCGATCGGCGCGGTCGGCGATGACGACTTCGGCTTCTGCGGCCATTCGTCGCTGCGGGGGCTCCCGTATTGCGCGGCACATACGCGAGTAGCGCACAGACCAGCAGCGAATGATGCCAAAGTCGGCATCGTCGAACGCGGCAACTTTCGGTAG
- a CDS encoding AsnC family protein produces the protein MTKPLPGILQEIADVIGEAGALSIAARHGGTRVYIPSAARLDWKEYWLVECVGHDLAKKLCEHFQVDGRGQRIDIPLHIGGTYRQFVRSIHERVERLEHQGASSTEIARRIGLSQRTVHRRRAKLRVKNDGKQGRLF, from the coding sequence GTGACGAAGCCTCTCCCAGGCATCTTGCAGGAGATCGCGGACGTGATCGGCGAAGCCGGCGCGCTGTCGATCGCTGCACGCCATGGGGGAACACGTGTTTACATCCCCAGCGCAGCCAGGCTGGATTGGAAAGAATACTGGCTGGTCGAGTGCGTCGGCCACGATCTGGCGAAGAAGCTCTGCGAGCACTTTCAGGTCGACGGCCGTGGCCAGCGGATTGACATACCTCTCCATATCGGGGGTACATACCGCCAGTTCGTGCGTTCTATTCACGAGCGGGTCGAAAGACTAGAGCATCAAGGCGCTTCGTCGACCGAGATCGCCCGCCGCATCGGACTGTCACAGCGCACCGTGCATCGACGCCGGGCTAAGCTACGTGTCAAGAACGACGGCAAGCAAGGCCGGCTCTTCTGA
- a CDS encoding glycoside hydrolase family 108 protein: MKRDFQKSMPLILRYEGGYSNHPRDPGGVTLEGIIQRVYDGYRDRKGLKRRPLTAAMRGTAEWKTERDDIYRTQYWNAIRADELPPGVDLFLFDSAVNSGPFQAAKWLQRALRMNDVDGHIGEATLAAVLNHPDHDALIADMAARRLGMLQHLSTWDAFGKGWTARVANAKSIAQAWATGSVGPQPAKVHEDGGQAKAYASDVAQPAMDAGTAVKAGIGGGVVTGAIDSAKDALAPVAGSSDWVTQIFTILTVIGVAISIGTILYSLWANHKTSKARHAIDGDVLANVPEGKPA, translated from the coding sequence TTGAAGCGCGACTTCCAGAAGTCCATGCCGCTCATCCTGCGCTACGAGGGCGGTTACAGCAACCACCCGCGCGATCCAGGCGGCGTAACGCTCGAAGGCATCATTCAGCGCGTCTACGACGGTTATCGAGACCGCAAGGGCCTGAAGCGCCGCCCCTTGACCGCCGCGATGCGCGGCACCGCCGAATGGAAGACCGAGCGGGACGATATCTATCGGACCCAGTATTGGAACGCGATCCGCGCCGACGAACTGCCGCCCGGCGTCGATCTGTTCTTGTTCGATAGTGCGGTAAACTCGGGGCCGTTCCAGGCGGCAAAGTGGCTGCAGCGCGCGCTACGTATGAATGATGTGGACGGACACATCGGCGAAGCGACGCTCGCAGCGGTGCTGAACCATCCCGATCATGACGCGCTGATCGCAGATATGGCAGCGCGCCGGCTCGGCATGCTTCAGCACCTCTCGACCTGGGATGCGTTCGGCAAGGGTTGGACTGCCCGTGTCGCCAATGCGAAGTCGATCGCACAAGCTTGGGCGACCGGTTCGGTTGGCCCGCAGCCCGCCAAAGTGCACGAAGATGGCGGCCAAGCCAAGGCCTATGCCAGCGACGTTGCGCAACCGGCGATGGACGCGGGTACCGCGGTTAAGGCTGGCATCGGCGGCGGCGTGGTCACCGGCGCGATCGACAGCGCGAAGGATGCGCTCGCCCCTGTCGCCGGCAGCTCGGATTGGGTCACGCAGATCTTCACCATCCTGACGGTGATCGGCGTGGCGATCTCGATTGGCACGATCCTTTACTCGCTCTGGGCCAACCACAAGACCAGCAAAGCCCGGCATGCGATTGATGGTGACGTCCTCGCCAACGTACCGGAAGGCAAGCCGGCATGA
- a CDS encoding DUF3486 family protein, with translation MARAEHERGRGRISAIDKLPEWADEARAWAFEQLKERKLTQIEILDSFNDRLRAASLSQDATAEPPQISRSAFNRTAMAIAIHGRRLQETRAIAAVLAPKLDQAGDNSVTLMVAETIKTLIFEMLSNAGDLRADGDTAEMLMMTARALNQAEGARKISAESRRKIEAELASKASKAIDQVAKAKGLTDETVRAIKSKILGINASGAKP, from the coding sequence ATGGCGCGCGCCGAGCACGAGCGCGGCCGGGGCCGCATCTCCGCGATCGACAAGCTGCCGGAATGGGCCGACGAGGCCCGTGCCTGGGCGTTCGAACAGCTGAAGGAGCGCAAGCTCACCCAGATCGAAATTCTGGACAGCTTCAACGACCGTTTAAGGGCGGCCTCGCTGTCGCAGGATGCGACCGCCGAGCCGCCGCAGATCTCTCGCTCGGCGTTCAACCGCACAGCCATGGCGATCGCCATCCATGGCCGGCGCCTGCAGGAGACCCGCGCGATCGCCGCGGTGCTGGCGCCGAAACTCGACCAGGCCGGCGACAACTCGGTGACGCTGATGGTGGCCGAGACCATCAAGACGCTGATCTTCGAGATGTTGTCCAACGCCGGCGACCTGCGCGCCGATGGTGACACCGCCGAGATGCTGATGATGACGGCGCGTGCGCTCAACCAGGCGGAAGGCGCTCGGAAGATCTCGGCCGAGAGCCGCCGCAAGATTGAAGCCGAGCTGGCCAGTAAGGCCAGCAAGGCGATCGACCAGGTCGCAAAAGCCAAGGGCCTCACGGATGAGACCGTCAGGGCGATCAAGTCGAAGATTCTGGGCATCAACGCGTCGGGGGCAAAGCCGTGA
- a CDS encoding terminase large subunit domain-containing protein encodes MTEAPRIVSEQEWAYTRRAGILAGAELARQAGSVEDILLGYQKQLLESTAQNPVTLCEKSRRIGATWGVAADAVLTSAAARDAGGMDTFYVGFNLDMAREFIDTCGMWARSFNEAAAAIEEFLFDDGEADKNIQAFRIRFASGFEIVALASRPRSLRGRQGYVIIDEAAFHDDLDGVMKAALALLMWGGKVLVISTHLGVDNAFNKLIEDARAGRNPFKIIRCTFDDALQAGLYRRIALVTRKTWSIEDEAQWRASIVAFYGEHAEEELFCVPSQGGGAYLPRPLIEGRMLGDLKVFRLERSAEFTYLPKDRRESDIKAWCEANLEEPLKALDQDRQHAFGEDFGRVSDLTDIVPIEIGKTLKRTVPFVAELRNIPFEQQRQVLFYICDRLPRFIGGKMDATGNGAYLAEVAAQRYGALRIEQVKLSTQWYLENFPPMKAAFEDGSLLVPKDDDLLGDLALVTTVRGIPQIPAVKTDGKDGKKRHGDFAVALALGYAQTRSGVREVGYRSQSTDDGRSPLEDTGGDPVGGARDWWRPPMGARLRGTL; translated from the coding sequence ATGACCGAAGCCCCGCGCATCGTCTCCGAACAGGAGTGGGCCTATACTAGGCGCGCCGGCATTCTCGCTGGCGCCGAGCTGGCGCGTCAAGCCGGCAGCGTCGAGGATATCTTGCTTGGCTACCAGAAGCAGCTTCTGGAATCGACAGCGCAGAACCCCGTCACCCTCTGCGAGAAGTCGCGCCGTATCGGCGCCACGTGGGGCGTCGCAGCCGACGCTGTCCTGACATCCGCTGCAGCGCGCGACGCCGGCGGCATGGACACCTTCTACGTCGGCTTCAACCTCGACATGGCCCGCGAGTTCATTGACACGTGCGGCATGTGGGCGCGCAGCTTCAATGAAGCCGCTGCTGCGATCGAGGAATTCCTGTTCGACGACGGCGAGGCCGACAAGAACATCCAGGCCTTCCGCATTCGCTTCGCTTCCGGCTTCGAGATCGTCGCACTGGCCTCGCGCCCGCGCTCGCTGCGCGGCCGGCAGGGTTATGTCATCATCGACGAGGCTGCATTCCACGACGATCTTGACGGCGTGATGAAGGCTGCGCTCGCGCTCCTGATGTGGGGCGGCAAGGTGCTGGTGATCTCGACCCATCTCGGCGTCGACAACGCCTTCAACAAGCTGATCGAGGACGCGCGCGCCGGCCGCAATCCGTTCAAGATCATCCGTTGCACTTTCGACGACGCGCTACAGGCTGGCTTGTATCGGCGAATTGCCCTTGTTACCCGAAAGACCTGGTCGATCGAAGACGAGGCACAATGGCGAGCCAGCATTGTCGCGTTCTACGGCGAACATGCCGAGGAAGAGCTATTCTGCGTCCCGTCGCAGGGCGGCGGCGCCTATCTGCCCCGTCCGCTGATCGAAGGACGGATGCTTGGCGATCTCAAGGTGTTCCGGCTGGAGCGTTCGGCGGAGTTTACCTATCTGCCGAAAGATCGGCGCGAGAGCGACATCAAGGCTTGGTGCGAGGCAAACCTTGAAGAGCCCTTGAAGGCGCTCGACCAGGACCGCCAGCATGCCTTCGGAGAGGACTTTGGCCGTGTCTCCGACTTGACCGACATCGTTCCGATCGAGATCGGCAAGACGTTGAAGCGGACCGTGCCGTTCGTGGCAGAGCTGCGCAACATCCCGTTCGAACAGCAGCGTCAGGTCCTCTTCTACATCTGCGATCGGCTGCCGCGCTTTATCGGCGGTAAGATGGATGCGACCGGTAACGGCGCCTATCTCGCCGAGGTAGCCGCCCAGCGTTACGGGGCGTTGCGCATCGAGCAAGTGAAGCTGTCGACGCAGTGGTATCTCGAAAACTTCCCGCCGATGAAGGCGGCCTTCGAGGACGGCTCGCTACTCGTGCCGAAGGATGACGACTTGCTCGGCGATCTCGCGCTGGTCACGACCGTCCGCGGCATCCCGCAAATTCCGGCCGTCAAGACCGACGGGAAGGACGGCAAGAAGCGGCACGGTGACTTCGCGGTCGCGCTCGCGCTGGGCTATGCGCAGACGCGATCTGGCGTGAGAGAGGTCGGTTACCGGTCGCAATCGACCGATGATGGACGCTCGCCGCTTGAGGATACTGGCGGTGACCCGGTTGGCGGGGCCCGCGATTGGTGGCGGCCGCCGATGGGTGCACGATTGAGAGGCACACTATGA
- a CDS encoding DUF935 domain-containing protein, with translation MADIGLVDQYGRPIVREALTREIAGPSLTGVRSPVTGYPGDGLNPIRLAHILRAADSGDPLRYFELAETVEERDLHYVGVLGTRKRSVSQLNIQVEAAEDTPEANSMADMVRAWLKREELESEIFNMLDAIGKGISFTEIVWDTSMGQWFPKRLEWRDPRWFRFDRNDGKTPLLIGSYDSIGISTVTTPTGESPFPAFKFITTVVRAKSGLPIRSGIARLAAWWWMFKGFTQRDWAIFSQTFGQPVRVGKYPVGSTNEDKDTLFNAVANIAGDLAAIIPESMMIEFIESKNVGAGSDLYERRADWLDRQMSKAVLGQTATTDAIAGGHAVGQEHRQVQKDIERADAKALSAILNRDLVQAWVQLERGPQLKYPTLRIGRDEDEDLTQTIEGVTRLVPMGLKVSMVEMRSKLGLREPGPQEEVLTAPAAPSPFGSLLGDPAAASSLHARMLRRRSADEVAELARVAENLSEPAFTELVDHIKTALQSAVSLEDVRTHLARLKLDPARMTRALQMALVIAKLAGRTDIVDGR, from the coding sequence ATGGCCGACATTGGACTTGTTGATCAGTATGGCCGGCCCATTGTCCGCGAAGCCTTGACGCGCGAGATCGCCGGGCCGTCCTTGACGGGTGTTCGATCGCCCGTGACCGGCTATCCGGGTGACGGTCTAAATCCGATTCGCCTCGCTCATATTCTGCGCGCCGCCGATTCTGGCGATCCGCTGCGCTATTTCGAGCTTGCCGAGACGGTGGAAGAACGTGACCTCCATTACGTTGGTGTGCTCGGTACCCGCAAGCGCTCGGTGTCGCAGCTCAATATTCAGGTTGAGGCCGCGGAGGATACGCCGGAAGCCAATTCGATGGCGGATATGGTGCGCGCCTGGTTGAAGCGGGAGGAACTGGAGAGCGAAATCTTCAACATGCTCGACGCGATCGGCAAGGGCATCAGCTTTACCGAGATCGTCTGGGACACATCAATGGGCCAGTGGTTCCCGAAACGACTGGAGTGGCGCGATCCTCGGTGGTTCCGGTTCGATCGAAATGACGGGAAGACACCGCTGTTGATTGGTTCTTATGACTCGATTGGAATCAGCACGGTCACGACGCCGACCGGAGAGAGCCCATTCCCGGCGTTCAAGTTCATCACCACCGTCGTCCGCGCAAAATCGGGTCTGCCGATCCGCTCTGGTATCGCGCGCCTAGCCGCCTGGTGGTGGATGTTCAAGGGCTTCACCCAGCGCGACTGGGCCATTTTCTCGCAAACGTTCGGCCAGCCGGTTCGCGTCGGCAAGTATCCGGTCGGCTCGACCAACGAGGACAAGGACACGCTGTTCAACGCGGTCGCCAACATCGCCGGCGACCTTGCGGCCATTATTCCGGAATCGATGATGATCGAATTCATCGAGTCGAAAAACGTCGGCGCCGGTAGTGATCTCTATGAGCGGCGCGCGGACTGGCTGGATCGGCAGATGTCCAAGGCTGTCCTGGGACAGACCGCCACAACCGATGCAATCGCCGGCGGGCATGCCGTTGGGCAGGAACATCGGCAAGTCCAAAAGGATATCGAACGCGCCGACGCAAAGGCACTCAGTGCGATTCTCAATCGCGACTTGGTGCAGGCGTGGGTACAGCTCGAACGTGGGCCGCAGCTCAAATATCCGACCCTTCGCATCGGACGGGACGAAGACGAAGACCTGACGCAGACGATCGAGGGCGTCACCAGGCTCGTGCCGATGGGTCTCAAAGTCAGCATGGTGGAGATGCGCAGCAAGCTTGGTCTGCGCGAACCGGGGCCGCAGGAAGAGGTTTTGACGGCGCCGGCGGCGCCATCGCCGTTCGGAAGCCTTTTGGGCGATCCGGCAGCGGCTTCTTCGCTGCATGCCCGTATGCTACGTCGCCGATCGGCCGACGAAGTAGCCGAGCTTGCACGGGTCGCCGAGAATCTGAGTGAGCCGGCGTTCACCGAGCTGGTCGATCACATCAAGACGGCGCTTCAGAGCGCGGTGTCGCTCGAGGATGTGCGCACGCATCTGGCGCGCCTGAAACTGGACCCAGCGCGAATGACCCGCGCGCTCCAGATGGCTCTCGTGATCGCGAAGCTGGCGGGGAGAACCGACATTGTCGACGGTCGCTGA
- a CDS encoding phage minor head protein, with the protein MSTVAERIILPKRLSSCGCCGASEAALQAVDASAFSTDPLEAIRFMREKLDVPTSSWTDLWQQQHTVAFTVAGATSKDLVRDFHDAVDKAIANGTTLDEFRQDFDNIVEKHGWSYNGSRGWRSSVIFDTNVNMAYAAGRWEQIQQVKAQRPYLMYKHLAGQSHPRAEHEAWDGTILPVDDPWWQTHFPPNGWFCHCWVETLSDADLDRYGYQVSDRAPRSRLVPHIVGGRIVLVPEGIDPGFAYLPGEQPIAAEEEE; encoded by the coding sequence TTGTCGACGGTCGCTGAACGGATCATCCTTCCGAAGCGGCTATCTTCGTGCGGTTGCTGCGGGGCGTCCGAAGCTGCATTGCAAGCCGTGGACGCGTCGGCCTTCAGTACCGATCCGCTGGAAGCGATCCGCTTCATGCGCGAAAAGCTGGACGTTCCGACATCCAGTTGGACTGACCTATGGCAACAGCAACACACGGTCGCCTTTACTGTTGCTGGCGCGACGTCGAAGGACCTGGTCCGCGATTTCCACGATGCCGTCGACAAAGCGATTGCAAATGGCACCACGCTGGACGAATTCCGTCAGGACTTCGACAACATCGTCGAAAAGCACGGCTGGAGCTACAACGGCTCGCGCGGATGGCGCAGCAGCGTGATCTTCGATACCAACGTAAACATGGCCTATGCCGCGGGCCGTTGGGAACAGATTCAGCAGGTCAAGGCACAGCGGCCTTACCTGATGTACAAACATCTCGCCGGACAGTCCCATCCGCGCGCTGAGCACGAGGCTTGGGATGGCACCATCCTGCCGGTCGACGATCCGTGGTGGCAAACGCATTTCCCGCCGAACGGCTGGTTCTGCCACTGCTGGGTTGAAACCCTTTCCGACGCTGATCTCGATCGCTACGGCTATCAGGTGTCCGATCGGGCGCCGCGGTCACGCCTCGTGCCCCATATCGTAGGCGGCCGGATCGTATTGGTTCCCGAGGGAATCGACCCCGGTTTCGCCTATCTACCAGGCGAACAACCGATAGCGGCAGAAGAAGAGGAATAG